Proteins from one Streptomyces genisteinicus genomic window:
- a CDS encoding aldehyde dehydrogenase family protein, producing MKAHDGMYIGGGWRPAVGTDTIAVVNPADEQVIAHVPAGTAEDVDAAVRAAREAFPAWAATPPAERAALLGALRDELGRRTEEIAETVTAELGAPPALALAVHASLPVVVAGTYADLAGSYAFEEKLGTSTVLMEPVGVVGAITPWNYPLHQIVAKVAPALAAGCTVVLKPAEDTPLTAQLFAEAVHAAGIPAGVVNLVTGLGPVAGQALAEHDGVDLVSFTGSTAVGSRIGAVAGAAVKRVALELGGKSANVVLPGADLARAVNVGIANVMSNSGQTCSAWTRMLVHRDHYDEAVALAEAAVAKYVPGERVGPLVNAGQRERVRGYIEKGLAEGARLVAGGPDAPLETGYYVRPTVLADVTPDMTVAQEEIFGPVVCLMRYEDEEDAVAIANGTVYGLAGAVWAADDAEAVAFARRMDTGQVDINGGRFNPLAPFGGYKRSGVGRELGPHGLAEYLQTKSLQF from the coding sequence ATGAAGGCCCACGACGGCATGTACATCGGCGGCGGATGGCGGCCCGCCGTCGGCACGGACACCATCGCGGTGGTGAACCCGGCCGACGAGCAGGTCATCGCGCACGTCCCGGCCGGCACCGCCGAGGACGTCGACGCGGCCGTACGCGCGGCCCGCGAGGCGTTCCCCGCCTGGGCGGCCACCCCGCCCGCCGAGCGCGCCGCCCTGCTCGGCGCGCTGCGCGACGAACTCGGCCGCAGGACCGAGGAGATCGCCGAGACCGTCACCGCCGAGCTCGGCGCCCCGCCGGCCCTCGCGCTCGCCGTCCACGCCTCGCTGCCGGTCGTGGTGGCCGGCACCTACGCCGACCTCGCGGGCTCCTACGCCTTCGAGGAGAAGCTCGGCACCTCGACCGTGCTGATGGAGCCGGTCGGCGTCGTCGGCGCGATCACGCCGTGGAACTATCCGCTCCACCAGATCGTCGCCAAGGTCGCCCCCGCGCTCGCCGCGGGCTGCACCGTGGTGCTCAAGCCCGCCGAGGACACCCCGCTGACCGCCCAGCTCTTCGCCGAGGCGGTGCACGCGGCCGGCATCCCCGCCGGCGTCGTCAACCTCGTCACCGGCCTCGGTCCGGTCGCCGGCCAGGCGCTCGCCGAGCACGACGGCGTCGACCTGGTGTCCTTCACCGGCTCCACCGCCGTCGGCAGCCGGATCGGCGCCGTCGCGGGCGCCGCCGTCAAGCGGGTGGCCCTCGAACTGGGCGGCAAGTCCGCGAACGTCGTGCTGCCGGGCGCCGACCTCGCCAGGGCGGTGAACGTCGGCATCGCCAACGTGATGTCCAACTCCGGCCAGACGTGCAGCGCCTGGACCAGGATGCTCGTCCACCGGGACCACTACGACGAGGCCGTCGCGCTCGCGGAGGCCGCCGTCGCCAAGTACGTGCCCGGCGAGCGCGTCGGCCCGCTCGTCAACGCCGGACAGCGGGAGCGGGTGCGCGGCTACATCGAGAAGGGCCTCGCCGAGGGCGCGCGCCTCGTCGCGGGCGGCCCGGACGCCCCGCTGGAGACCGGCTACTACGTCCGCCCGACCGTGCTCGCCGACGTCACCCCCGACATGACGGTCGCGCAGGAGGAGATCTTCGGCCCGGTCGTCTGCCTGATGAGGTACGAGGACGAGGAGGACGCCGTCGCCATCGCCAACGGCACCGTCTACGGCCTGGCCGGTGCGGTGTGGGCGGCCGACGACGCCGAGGCGGTCGCCTTCGCCCGCCGGATGGACACCGGCCAGGTCGACATCAACGGCGGCCGGTTCAACCCGCTGGCCCCCTTCGGCGGCTACAAGCGGTCCGGCGTCGGCCGGGAGCTCGGCCCGCACGGTCTCGCCGAGTACCTCCAGACCAAGTCCCTCCAGTTCTGA
- a CDS encoding HEAT repeat domain-containing protein, which translates to MLIGEVARRSGVSARMLRHYESLGLVRPTERTGGGYREYSADDIRRIFHIESLRSLGLSLRDVGRALDDPGFEPAELVAELVRGTRERIAAETELLTRLRRIDAAGPAAWEDVLRTVALLQELGSASAARRQRAALATAETAPLPAEALVEAALGETDPHVAGALRWALARSGDDGWAPLAEGLGSPEAAVRERAVRALAEMPQDEATALLRRALAGPDAAVRRVAAPALGARGAAEAVPVLADMVVAGTNDVEAADALHALAASPAAADRIAAALVERLAGCAGDAPARRRLAQALADIPGPVAADALAELARDEDRGVALTAAYVLRRRDHA; encoded by the coding sequence GTGCTGATCGGCGAGGTGGCGCGGCGCTCCGGCGTCAGCGCCCGCATGCTCAGGCACTACGAGTCGCTGGGGCTGGTGCGGCCCACGGAGCGCACCGGCGGCGGCTACCGGGAGTACTCCGCCGACGACATCCGCCGGATCTTCCACATCGAGAGCCTGCGCTCGCTCGGCCTGTCCCTGCGGGACGTGGGGCGGGCCCTCGACGACCCCGGATTCGAGCCCGCGGAACTCGTCGCGGAACTCGTGCGCGGGACCCGGGAGCGCATCGCGGCCGAGACGGAGCTGCTCACCCGGCTGCGCCGGATCGACGCCGCCGGACCCGCGGCATGGGAGGACGTCCTGCGGACCGTCGCCCTCCTCCAGGAGCTCGGATCCGCCAGCGCCGCACGGCGCCAGCGCGCCGCCCTGGCGACCGCCGAGACCGCACCGCTTCCGGCGGAAGCACTGGTCGAGGCGGCGCTCGGCGAGACGGACCCGCACGTCGCCGGGGCCCTGCGGTGGGCGCTGGCGCGCTCCGGAGACGACGGCTGGGCGCCGCTGGCGGAGGGCCTCGGATCACCCGAGGCCGCGGTGCGCGAGCGGGCGGTCAGGGCGCTCGCCGAGATGCCCCAGGACGAGGCGACGGCGCTGCTCCGGAGGGCCCTCGCCGGACCCGACGCGGCGGTCCGCCGCGTCGCGGCGCCCGCGCTCGGGGCGCGGGGCGCGGCCGAAGCGGTCCCGGTGCTCGCCGACATGGTCGTGGCGGGGACCAACGACGTCGAGGCCGCCGACGCGCTCCACGCGCTGGCGGCGTCGCCCGCGGCGGCGGACCGGATCGCCGCCGCGCTGGTGGAGCGTCTCGCCGGGTGCGCAGGAGACGCACCGGCCCGCAGGCGCCTGGCACAGGCGCTCGCGGACATCCCCGGGCCCGTGGCCGCCGACGCCCTCGCGGAGCTGGCGCGCGACGAGGACCGAGGGGTGGCGCTCACCGCCGCGTACGTCCTCCGCCGCCGCGACCACGCCTGA
- a CDS encoding HEAT repeat domain-containing protein, with translation MTFPTPDTKNAEGTRNPEDTTGAGGATGPADRAGPAHARPAGGAGGTDADTARAGRGLRDDRATVRLRTAMAIGTSPDERLVGLLVERCAVEPDFSVREALTWALTRHSPDTVLPGLLGELGSDRAQARSQALHTLSKIGDRRAWPSVTRALLCDADDDVARSAWRAAVVLVPEDEKPELAAVLATLLGRGPHETRLSLSRALTGLGEAVLPALRAAMMDPCPQVREHAMATEHLLRDPDAGFGFAIEEAKRVVALGGRDRER, from the coding sequence ATGACCTTTCCGACACCGGACACGAAAAACGCCGAGGGCACGCGGAACCCCGAGGACACGACGGGAGCCGGGGGAGCGACGGGCCCGGCCGACCGGGCCGGGCCTGCGCACGCGCGGCCCGCCGGGGGCGCGGGCGGGACGGACGCGGACACGGCACGGGCCGGCCGGGGCCTCCGGGACGACCGGGCCACGGTCCGGCTGCGGACCGCGATGGCGATCGGCACGTCCCCCGACGAGCGGCTCGTGGGCCTGCTGGTCGAGCGGTGCGCGGTCGAACCCGACTTCTCCGTGCGCGAGGCGCTCACCTGGGCCCTGACCCGGCACTCCCCGGACACGGTGCTCCCGGGGCTCCTCGGCGAGCTGGGCTCGGACCGCGCACAGGCACGGAGCCAGGCACTGCACACCCTGTCCAAGATCGGCGACCGGCGGGCCTGGCCCTCCGTGACCAGGGCCCTGCTCTGCGACGCCGACGACGACGTGGCGCGCAGCGCGTGGCGGGCGGCGGTCGTCCTGGTCCCCGAGGACGAGAAGCCGGAACTCGCCGCCGTGCTGGCCACCCTGCTCGGCCGCGGACCGCATGAGACCCGGCTGAGCCTCAGCCGGGCGCTGACCGGACTCGGCGAGGCCGTCCTCCCTGCGCTGCGCGCTGCGATGATGGACCCCTGTCCTCAGGTGCGCGAGCACGCGATGGCCACGGAGCATCTGCTGCGCGACCCGGACGCGGGCTTCGGCTTCGCGATCGAGGAGGCGAAGCGCGTCGTGGCCCTCGGCGGGCGCGACCGGGAGAGGTGA
- a CDS encoding SpoIIE family protein phosphatase translates to MGDVTVPGTGDVPEAGTREWPPRPAPGGVEGIGAAAFVVDDDGRILAVNGAAERLLGRDAAALVGEDSHDLLHRDEHGHALPRSRCMMRKALLTRDTRHGDAEWFVRGDGSLLRLSWLVTPYTSDTGAAGALALLYESPHEDDPGERGHSAPLTELDRLSLLAETTTRLTSTLDVDEALHRLAALTVPRLADWAVFDLLTEHDEVRRVLVTEHKDGFLIERDDLQGPMPPVPAESPMPLSRALRGAASTLAGPATYQGPPDSGIAVEQQRLFAATGMHSAAIAPIRGLRDVLGALTLGRSRRHEPFTPADLPLLEDLTRRAGLALDNARLYQRQRKVAETMQRHLLPQLPTVPGLEMTARYVPAPHASSVGGDWYDAFALDGSTHALVIGDVVGHDLDAAAGMAQVRNMLRAFAWSHPEAAPGAVVTRLDEAVIHVAEVPMVTMILARLTSGDDGLWHLRWTNGGHPPPLLVTHDGRARYLDEAHGMLLGTGLDRPRPEAVVGLPPRSTLLLYTDGLVESPRHVLDLGLDRLSRHAAALAHRPLEVFCDTLLREVRPADNDDDVAMIALRTPDAPSA, encoded by the coding sequence ATGGGCGACGTGACGGTGCCCGGTACGGGTGACGTGCCGGAGGCCGGTACCCGCGAGTGGCCGCCCCGCCCGGCGCCGGGAGGCGTGGAGGGCATCGGGGCGGCGGCCTTCGTGGTCGACGACGACGGGCGGATCCTGGCGGTCAACGGTGCCGCCGAGCGTCTCCTGGGCCGGGACGCGGCGGCACTCGTCGGCGAGGACTCCCACGACCTGCTGCACCGCGACGAGCACGGGCACGCGCTGCCGCGCAGCCGCTGCATGATGCGGAAGGCGCTGCTCACCAGGGACACCCGGCACGGCGACGCGGAGTGGTTCGTGCGTGGTGACGGCAGTCTGCTGCGGCTGTCCTGGCTCGTCACCCCGTACACGTCGGACACGGGCGCGGCCGGCGCGCTGGCGCTGCTGTACGAGTCACCGCACGAGGACGACCCCGGGGAGAGGGGGCATTCGGCGCCGCTCACGGAACTCGACCGCCTGTCCCTGCTCGCCGAGACGACCACCCGGCTCACGTCCACCCTCGACGTGGACGAGGCGCTGCACCGGCTGGCGGCGCTGACCGTGCCCCGGCTGGCGGACTGGGCCGTGTTCGACCTGCTGACCGAGCACGACGAGGTGCGGCGGGTCCTGGTGACGGAGCACAAGGACGGCTTCCTGATCGAGCGGGACGATCTGCAGGGACCCATGCCGCCGGTGCCCGCGGAGTCTCCGATGCCGCTGTCGCGGGCCCTGCGCGGCGCCGCCTCCACGCTGGCAGGTCCGGCGACCTACCAGGGTCCGCCGGACTCGGGCATCGCCGTGGAGCAGCAGCGTCTGTTCGCCGCGACGGGCATGCACTCCGCCGCCATCGCGCCCATCCGGGGCCTGCGGGACGTGCTCGGCGCGCTGACCCTGGGCCGCTCGCGCCGGCACGAACCGTTCACGCCGGCCGACCTGCCGCTGCTGGAGGACCTCACCCGCCGGGCGGGCCTGGCGCTGGACAACGCACGCCTCTACCAGCGTCAGCGCAAGGTCGCCGAGACCATGCAACGCCACCTGCTGCCGCAGCTGCCCACCGTCCCGGGGCTGGAGATGACCGCACGGTACGTGCCGGCTCCGCACGCCTCCTCCGTGGGCGGCGACTGGTACGACGCCTTCGCGCTGGACGGCTCCACGCACGCGCTGGTCATCGGCGACGTCGTCGGGCACGACCTCGACGCCGCGGCCGGCATGGCGCAGGTCCGCAACATGTTGCGGGCCTTCGCCTGGTCCCATCCCGAGGCGGCCCCCGGCGCCGTCGTCACCCGGCTCGACGAGGCGGTGATCCATGTCGCCGAGGTCCCGATGGTCACCATGATCCTCGCCCGGCTGACATCCGGTGACGACGGGCTCTGGCACCTGCGCTGGACGAACGGGGGGCATCCGCCGCCGCTGCTCGTCACCCATGACGGCCGGGCCCGCTATCTCGACGAGGCCCACGGCATGCTGCTGGGAACGGGCCTGGACCGGCCCCGCCCGGAAGCCGTCGTCGGCCTGCCGCCCCGCTCCACGCTGCTGCTCTACACCGACGGGCTCGTCGAGTCGCCGCGGCACGTCCTCGACCTCGGCCTGGACCGGCTGAGCCGCCACGCGGCCGCGCTGGCGCACCGGCCGCTGGAGGTCTTCTGCGACACCCTGCTGCGGGAGGTCCGCCCGGCCGACAACGACGACGACGTCGCCATGATCGCCCTCCGTACGCCGGACGCCCCCTCCGCCTAG
- a CDS encoding ABC transporter ATP-binding protein gives MTRAIALHNVSKRYGRNARAVDRLNLTVDPGEFLVLLGPSGCGKSTVLRMIAGLEDVTEGELLLDGEYANDIPPRERDMAMVFQNFALYPSMTNRENIGFPLKLENPRADRNPRVEATARMLGIEDLLDRFPGQLSGGERQRVAMGRAISRRPSVFLMDEPLSNLDAKLRNHLRAEIARLTAELGVTTVYVTHDQAEAMSLGDRVAVMRGGVLQQVSSPRETYALPANVFVAAFIGTPRINLLQAVVHAPLDGRMSIDLGRQRLPLPEPLSSDHQLLRIQQGRQIIVGLRSEAARIAPPSQARPGEVALTGLVEHTEYQGHEALVHFNTGSRPAVVADLESSRPQTATRRRREGGPGMLARLKERAVSQVTGPVAVLDAPDVAAPDERRTVAPSDLVVRTGPDVRLRPGAQVPLLVDLAHLYVFDHLGRRICPAPTDVPGLEV, from the coding sequence ATGACGCGCGCCATCGCACTGCACAACGTCAGCAAGAGATACGGACGGAACGCCCGTGCCGTCGACCGCCTCAACCTCACCGTCGACCCCGGGGAGTTCCTCGTCCTGCTCGGTCCGTCCGGCTGCGGGAAGTCGACCGTGCTGCGGATGATCGCCGGACTGGAGGACGTCACCGAGGGCGAGTTGCTGCTGGACGGCGAGTACGCCAACGACATCCCGCCCCGGGAACGCGACATGGCCATGGTGTTCCAGAACTTCGCCCTCTACCCGAGCATGACCAACCGCGAGAACATCGGCTTCCCCCTGAAGCTGGAGAACCCCCGCGCCGACCGCAACCCGCGCGTCGAGGCGACCGCCCGGATGCTCGGCATCGAGGACCTGCTCGACCGCTTCCCCGGGCAGCTCTCCGGAGGCGAGCGCCAGCGCGTCGCCATGGGGCGCGCCATCTCGCGCCGCCCCTCCGTCTTCCTGATGGACGAGCCCCTCTCCAACCTGGACGCCAAGCTCCGCAACCACCTGCGCGCGGAGATCGCCCGCCTCACCGCCGAGCTGGGCGTCACGACGGTGTACGTGACCCACGACCAGGCCGAGGCGATGTCGCTGGGCGACCGCGTCGCCGTGATGCGCGGGGGCGTGCTCCAGCAGGTGAGCAGTCCGCGCGAGACCTACGCCCTGCCGGCGAACGTCTTCGTGGCCGCGTTCATCGGCACCCCCCGGATCAACCTCCTCCAGGCCGTCGTGCACGCGCCGCTCGACGGGCGGATGTCGATCGACCTCGGCCGCCAGCGACTGCCGCTGCCCGAACCGCTCAGCTCCGACCACCAGTTGCTCCGCATCCAGCAGGGCCGCCAGATCATCGTCGGCCTGCGGTCCGAAGCCGCCCGCATCGCGCCGCCCAGCCAGGCCCGCCCGGGCGAGGTGGCGCTGACCGGCCTCGTCGAGCACACGGAGTACCAGGGCCACGAGGCGCTGGTGCACTTCAACACCGGCTCGCGGCCCGCGGTCGTGGCCGACCTGGAGTCCTCGCGCCCGCAGACCGCCACGCGCAGGCGCCGGGAGGGCGGGCCCGGCATGCTGGCCCGGCTCAAGGAGCGCGCCGTCTCCCAGGTCACCGGCCCCGTGGCGGTGCTCGACGCTCCGGACGTCGCCGCACCCGACGAGCGCCGCACCGTCGCACCGAGCGACCTGGTCGTCCGCACCGGCCCCGACGTGCGGCTCCGCCCCGGCGCACAGGTGCCGCTCCTCGTGGACCTCGCCCACCTGTACGTCTTCGACCACCTCGGCCGCCGCATCTGCCCGGCCCCGACGGACGTCCCGGGCCTGGAGGTCTGA
- a CDS encoding class F sortase: protein MTATLVTGLVHACDGTSADGAGATVAVAAAAPARIELPPLTKRVEAPPARRTPAPRASPVPSRTAKPASSPSPAGARRKESTPRPASRDGKARGVQPLPPSPAKRLVIPKLTITSPVTLLGLDARGTLTAPPVDEPKLVGWYGMGPAPGEAGTAVAVGHRDTRTGPAVFLNLSRLKPGDTVDVVREDRRTAVFTVDKVRTFTKDEFPDKQVYGSTGRPELRLLTCGGSFDKKRGYSANVVVFAHLTDVRRV from the coding sequence GTGACGGCGACCCTGGTGACCGGCCTCGTCCACGCGTGCGACGGCACGTCCGCGGACGGGGCGGGGGCCACCGTCGCCGTCGCGGCGGCGGCCCCGGCGCGGATCGAACTCCCCCCGCTCACCAAGCGGGTGGAGGCCCCGCCGGCCCGCCGGACGCCCGCCCCCCGGGCTTCGCCGGTGCCGTCCCGCACGGCGAAGCCGGCGTCCTCGCCGTCGCCCGCGGGCGCCCGCCGCAAGGAATCCACCCCGCGGCCGGCGTCCAGGGACGGCAAGGCCCGGGGTGTCCAGCCGCTCCCGCCGTCCCCGGCCAAGCGGCTGGTCATCCCGAAGCTCACGATCACGTCCCCCGTGACGCTCCTCGGACTCGACGCCCGTGGGACGCTCACGGCGCCACCGGTCGACGAGCCGAAGCTCGTGGGCTGGTACGGCATGGGGCCCGCCCCCGGCGAGGCGGGCACCGCGGTCGCGGTCGGCCACCGGGACACCAGGACCGGCCCCGCCGTCTTCCTCAACCTGAGCAGGCTCAAGCCCGGGGACACGGTGGACGTGGTCCGCGAGGACCGCCGCACGGCGGTGTTCACGGTGGACAAGGTCCGCACCTTCACCAAGGACGAGTTCCCCGACAAACAGGTCTACGGGAGCACCGGACGTCCCGAGCTGCGCCTGCTGACCTGTGGCGGTTCGTTCGACAAGAAGCGCGGCTACTCGGCCAACGTCGTCGTGTTCGCGCATCTCACGGACGTCCGCCGGGTGTGA
- a CDS encoding MFS transporter, translating into MASSRGWLLRLVVAFAFAQGAVSMARPAVSYRALALGADERAVGVIAGAYALLPLLAAVPLGRRTDHGRCAPLLAAGVLLIAGGCALGGTAGSLGAVAAWSGLTGLGHLCFVIGAQSIVARRSAPAEQDRNFGHFTIGASLGQLAGPLAAGAVIGGDMARTSALALHASAAVAAVALTSMWRIEARPRPVPRAARAKVPVRGILRTRGVPAGIFVSLAVLSATDVLTAYLPVVGEQRGIAPAVVGVLLSLRAAATIACRLVMGPLLRLMGRTALLATTCLTGGLLCAALALPVPLWALAAMLTVLGFCLGAGQPLSMTTVVRAAPEQARSTALALRLTGNRLGQVAAPAAAGLVAGVAGAAAPFTVIGVLLAASAGVAVRAARPARGRRSRGAAAAAEAAPSPGRHTSGIG; encoded by the coding sequence ATGGCGTCCTCCCGGGGCTGGCTGCTGCGCCTCGTCGTCGCGTTCGCCTTCGCGCAGGGCGCGGTGTCGATGGCGCGGCCCGCCGTGTCCTACCGGGCACTCGCCCTCGGAGCGGACGAGCGCGCCGTCGGCGTCATCGCCGGCGCCTACGCGCTGCTCCCGCTCCTCGCGGCCGTGCCGCTCGGCCGCCGCACCGACCACGGCCGGTGCGCGCCCCTGCTGGCCGCCGGGGTCCTCCTCATCGCCGGCGGCTGCGCCCTCGGCGGCACGGCCGGTTCCCTCGGCGCCGTCGCGGCCTGGAGCGGACTGACCGGCCTCGGCCACCTGTGCTTCGTGATCGGCGCCCAGTCCATCGTCGCCCGCCGGTCCGCCCCCGCCGAACAGGACCGCAACTTCGGGCACTTCACCATCGGCGCCTCCCTCGGCCAGCTCGCCGGCCCGCTCGCCGCGGGCGCCGTGATCGGCGGCGACATGGCCCGGACGAGCGCCCTCGCGCTCCACGCCTCCGCCGCCGTCGCGGCCGTGGCCCTCACCTCGATGTGGCGGATCGAGGCCCGGCCCCGTCCCGTGCCCCGCGCCGCCCGCGCCAAGGTCCCGGTCCGGGGCATCCTGCGCACCCGCGGTGTGCCCGCGGGGATCTTCGTGAGCCTCGCGGTGCTGTCGGCGACCGACGTCCTCACCGCCTACCTTCCCGTGGTCGGCGAGCAGCGCGGCATCGCGCCCGCGGTGGTCGGTGTGCTGCTGTCGCTGCGGGCCGCCGCGACGATCGCCTGCCGGCTGGTGATGGGCCCGCTGCTCCGCCTGATGGGCCGGACCGCGCTGCTGGCCACGACGTGTCTCACCGGCGGCCTGCTCTGCGCCGCGCTCGCGCTGCCGGTGCCCCTGTGGGCGCTCGCGGCGATGCTGACCGTGCTGGGCTTCTGCCTCGGGGCGGGGCAGCCGCTGTCGATGACGACCGTGGTGCGCGCGGCGCCGGAGCAGGCGCGGTCCACAGCGCTCGCGCTGCGTCTGACGGGCAACCGCCTGGGGCAGGTCGCCGCGCCCGCCGCGGCCGGGCTCGTCGCGGGCGTGGCCGGCGCGGCGGCGCCGTTCACGGTCATCGGGGTGCTGCTCGCGGCCTCGGCGGGCGTGGCGGTCCGGGCGGCCCGCCCGGCGCGGGGGCGGCGGTCGCGCGGTGCGGCGGCGGCCGCGGAGGCGGCTCCGTCGCCCGGTCGGCACACATCCGGTATCGGCTAG
- a CDS encoding CitMHS family transporter, whose protein sequence is MLTVLGFVMIATFLVLIMTKKMSPIAALVLIPALFCVIVGEGAHLGDYVLEGVGNLAPTAAMLMFAIVYFGVMIDVGLFDPIVRGILRFCRADPLRIVVGTALLAAIVSLDGDGSTTFMITVSAMYPLYKRLGMSLVVMTGVAATANGVMNTLPWGGPTARAATALKLDAADIFVPMIPALGAGLLFVIALAYVLGRRERKRLGYLSLDEALEPRSETVLVKTGGGTGASGAGGTGRSASGGSAGAAPGGGPAGGAPAGGSGDAAASGGDGSGSPAGEGGTPDEEFQGLDPNRPTLRPKLYWFNAGLTVALLASMIMELLPIPVLFLLGAALALTVNYPSMNDQKARIAAHAENVLNVSGMVFAAAVFTGVLTGTGMVEHMADWLVGAIPEGMGPHMAVVTGLLSLPLTYFMSNDGFYFGVLPVLAEAGAAHGVSPLEIARASLVGQALHMSSPLVPAVYVLVGMAKVEFGDHTRFTVKWAALTSLVVLGAGILFGII, encoded by the coding sequence ATGCTGACAGTCCTCGGCTTCGTCATGATCGCGACCTTCCTGGTCCTGATCATGACGAAGAAGATGTCGCCGATCGCGGCGCTGGTCCTGATCCCGGCCCTCTTCTGCGTGATCGTGGGCGAGGGCGCGCACCTCGGGGACTACGTCCTCGAGGGCGTCGGCAACCTCGCCCCCACGGCCGCGATGCTGATGTTCGCGATCGTCTACTTCGGCGTGATGATCGACGTCGGCCTCTTCGACCCGATCGTCCGCGGCATCCTGCGCTTCTGCCGCGCGGACCCGCTGCGGATCGTGGTCGGCACGGCGCTGCTGGCCGCGATCGTCTCGCTCGACGGCGACGGCTCCACCACGTTCATGATCACGGTGTCGGCGATGTATCCGCTCTACAAGCGGCTCGGCATGAGCCTGGTCGTGATGACGGGTGTCGCCGCGACGGCCAACGGCGTCATGAACACCCTGCCCTGGGGCGGCCCGACCGCCCGTGCGGCGACCGCCCTGAAGCTGGACGCGGCCGACATCTTCGTCCCGATGATCCCGGCGCTCGGCGCCGGCCTGCTCTTCGTGATCGCCCTGGCGTACGTCCTCGGCCGGCGCGAGCGCAAGCGCCTCGGCTACCTCTCGCTGGACGAGGCGCTCGAACCGCGGAGCGAGACGGTCCTGGTGAAGACCGGCGGCGGCACGGGCGCGTCCGGCGCCGGCGGCACGGGCCGGAGCGCGTCCGGAGGGTCCGCGGGCGCTGCGCCGGGCGGCGGTCCCGCGGGCGGTGCGCCGGCCGGAGGGTCCGGCGACGCGGCGGCGAGCGGCGGCGACGGTTCCGGCTCGCCCGCGGGCGAAGGGGGCACCCCCGACGAGGAGTTCCAGGGTCTCGACCCGAACCGGCCCACCCTGCGCCCGAAGCTGTACTGGTTCAACGCGGGCCTGACCGTGGCCCTCCTCGCCTCCATGATCATGGAACTGCTGCCGATCCCGGTGCTGTTCCTGCTCGGCGCCGCGCTCGCCCTCACCGTCAACTACCCGTCGATGAACGACCAGAAGGCCCGCATCGCCGCCCACGCGGAGAACGTCCTCAACGTCTCGGGCATGGTCTTCGCCGCCGCCGTCTTCACCGGAGTCCTCACCGGCACCGGCATGGTCGAGCACATGGCCGACTGGCTCGTCGGGGCGATCCCCGAGGGCATGGGCCCGCACATGGCCGTGGTCACCGGCCTGCTGAGCCTCCCGCTGACGTACTTCATGTCCAACGACGGCTTCTACTTCGGCGTCCTGCCCGTCCTCGCCGAGGCGGGCGCCGCCCACGGCGTGTCACCGCTGGAGATCGCCCGCGCCTCGCTCGTGGGCCAGGCCCTGCACATGTCCAGCCCGCTGGTCCCGGCGGTGTACGTGCTGGTCGGCATGGCGAAGGTCGAGTTCGGCGACCACACCCGGTTCACCGTGAAGTGGGCCGCCCTCACCTCGCTGGTGGTCCTCGGCGCCGGCATCCTGTTCGGAATCATCTGA